One window of the Rhipicephalus sanguineus isolate Rsan-2018 chromosome 4, BIME_Rsan_1.4, whole genome shotgun sequence genome contains the following:
- the LOC119389832 gene encoding transmembrane emp24 domain-containing protein 2 produces the protein MYSVYIALRTAVLVLCFAYTRALFITVDAHAEECFHDEAKSGTKMGLTFEVAEGGFLDIDVKITGPDGKVVYSGERESSGKYTFAAYADGVYRYCFSNAMSTMTPKIVMFSMDIGDAPTKTQEGEEVHENKLEEMIKELSTSMTAVKHEQEYMMVRDRIHRSINDSTNSRVVMWAFFEAIVLIAMTLGQVYYLKRFFEVRRVV, from the exons ATGTATTCAGTGTACATAGCGCTAAGGACGGCCGTCTTGGTGTTGTGCTTCGCCTACACCCGTGCCCTGTTCATCACCGTAGACGCACACGCCGAAGAGTGCTTCCACGATGAGGCCAAGTCCGGCACCAAGATGGGTCTCACGTTCGAAGTCGCCGAAGGCGGCTTCTTGGACATCGACGTGAAG ATCACTGGACCTGACGGCAAAGTGGTTTACTCCGGGGAGCGCGAGTCCAGTGGGAAATACACGTTTGCAGCCTATGCTGACGGAGTCTACCGCTACTGCTTCAGCAACGCCATGTCCACGATGACACCAAAGATCGTCATGTTCTCCATGGACATTGGTGATGCCCCGACCAAAACACAGGAGGGAGAGGAAG TGCACGAAAACAAGCTGGAAGAGATGATCAAGGAGCTGTCTACATCTATGACTGCCGTGAAGCACGAGCAAGAGTACATGATGGTCAGGGACCGTATCCACAGATCTA TCAACGACAGCACCAATTCGAGGGTTGTGATGTGGGCCTTCTTTGAAGCCATCGTTCTCATTGCCATGACCTTGGGCCAGGTCTACTACCTGAAGAGGTTCTTTGAAGTTCGAAGAGTTGTGTGA